In a genomic window of Pseudomonadota bacterium:
- a CDS encoding enoyl-CoA hydratase has protein sequence MSYQNIILDRTERVAKITLNRPKALNALNAELIAELNAALDDLEADEAIGVIVITGSEKAFAAGADIKEMQNKSFAEAYSGDFIGPWERVTRCRKPVIAAVAGYALGGGCELAMMCDFIIAADTAKFGQPEITLGVIPGAGGTQRLTRVIGKAKAMEMILSGRMIGAEEAERANLVSRVVPAAELMEETMKVAERIAHLSQPIVAMAKSAVNTAYETVLAEGVRYERSIFYSTFATEDQKEGMAAFVDKREPSFSNK, from the coding sequence ATGTCATATCAAAACATCATCCTCGACCGGACGGAACGGGTCGCGAAAATTACCCTCAATCGGCCGAAGGCGCTCAACGCCCTCAATGCCGAATTGATCGCTGAGTTAAACGCGGCGCTCGATGACCTCGAAGCAGACGAGGCCATCGGCGTGATTGTCATCACCGGGAGCGAAAAGGCCTTCGCCGCCGGCGCGGACATCAAGGAAATGCAGAACAAGAGCTTTGCCGAAGCTTATTCGGGAGACTTTATCGGCCCGTGGGAGCGCGTGACCAGATGCCGCAAGCCGGTGATTGCCGCAGTCGCGGGGTACGCGCTTGGCGGCGGCTGCGAACTCGCCATGATGTGCGATTTCATCATCGCCGCCGATACCGCCAAATTCGGCCAGCCGGAAATCACTCTGGGGGTCATTCCCGGCGCCGGTGGCACGCAGCGCCTGACCCGCGTAATCGGCAAGGCCAAGGCGATGGAAATGATTCTCTCCGGGCGCATGATCGGCGCCGAAGAAGCGGAACGCGCCAATTTGGTCAGCCGGGTGGTGCCGGCGGCGGAACTGATGGAAGAGACCATGAAGGTCGCAGAGCGCATCGCTCATCTTTCGCAACCCATTGTTGCGATGGCGAAATCCGCCGTAAATACCGCATATGAGACGGTCCTCGCAGAGGGCGTTCGCTATGAACGGTCGATATTTTATTCGACTTTCGCCACCGAAGACCAGAAAGAGGGCATGGCCGCCTTTGTCGACAAACGCGAACCTTCATTCAGCAACAAATAG
- the mutM gene encoding bifunctional DNA-formamidopyrimidine glycosylase/DNA-(apurinic or apyrimidinic site) lyase, whose product MPELPEVETVRRGLEKRLLGQRIAYAETRRQTLRIPLPENFAARVTGRRFERLERRGKYILAYLDDGQVLIVHLGMSGRFTLGEAGALPEGPHDHVVFRMADGTIATYTDPRRFGLMTLCPESEIDDHRLLAKMGPDPLGNAFSGPSLAARLAGKHSPIKAALLDQKIVAGLGNIYVCEALFGAGISPRRSAHTVQGARAERLVTTIRQVLDRALQAGGSSLRDYVQASGELGYFQLQFSVYGREGEPCPECDCEQSVKRIVQSGRSTFYCARRQH is encoded by the coding sequence ATGCCAGAATTGCCCGAAGTGGAAACGGTCCGGCGTGGCCTGGAGAAGCGCCTTCTCGGCCAGCGCATCGCCTATGCCGAGACGCGCCGACAGACTCTGCGTATTCCCTTGCCGGAAAACTTTGCCGCGCGTGTGACGGGCCGGCGCTTCGAACGGCTGGAGCGGCGCGGTAAATACATCCTCGCCTATCTCGACGACGGACAGGTGCTGATCGTCCATTTGGGCATGTCGGGCCGCTTTACTCTCGGCGAGGCCGGTGCATTGCCCGAAGGGCCGCATGACCACGTGGTTTTTCGCATGGCCGACGGCACTATCGCGACCTATACCGATCCGCGCCGCTTCGGCCTGATGACGCTATGCCCTGAATCCGAAATCGATGATCATCGCTTGCTCGCCAAAATGGGGCCAGATCCGCTCGGCAATGCGTTCAGCGGCCCAAGTTTGGCGGCGCGGCTGGCTGGCAAGCACTCGCCGATCAAGGCGGCGTTGTTGGACCAGAAAATCGTCGCCGGGCTCGGCAACATTTATGTTTGCGAGGCACTCTTTGGCGCCGGCATCAGCCCGCGACGTTCGGCCCATACCGTGCAGGGCGCACGCGCAGAACGCTTGGTGACAACGATACGTCAAGTTCTTGACCGGGCCCTTCAGGCCGGCGGATCGTCATTGCGCGATTATGTTCAGGCGAGCGGCGAACTGGGCTATTTTCAGCTTCAGTTTTCAGTCTATGGCCGCGAAGGAGAGCCGTGCCCGGAATGCGATTGCGAACAATCGGTAAAGCGCATCGTGCAGAGCGGGCGTTCGACCTTTTATTGCGCCAGGCGCCAGCACTAA
- a CDS encoding class I SAM-dependent methyltransferase: protein MSDTENHSGANEQVDFGYQRIEAEEKPRLVRGLFDRVAKRYDLMNDLMSAGAHRVWKRQMIDWLAPKPGLRLLDVAGGTGDIAFRVSARLAGDAEITVCDLSENMVSEGRMRGWDRGIVAGIDWLVGDAEALPLAASSADAYTIAFGIRNMTHIDKALAEAARVLKPGGRFLCLEFSPEQAPGLDRLYEIYSFSVIPALGRIVAGDRDSYRYLVESIRRFPAPGHFAEMIREAGFGGVNWRPLSGGIAALHSAWRV from the coding sequence ATGTCGGATACGGAAAATCACAGCGGCGCCAACGAACAGGTGGATTTCGGCTATCAACGCATCGAGGCCGAGGAAAAACCGCGACTTGTGCGCGGCCTGTTCGACCGCGTGGCCAAACGCTACGACCTCATGAACGACCTCATGAGCGCCGGCGCGCATCGCGTGTGGAAGCGCCAAATGATAGATTGGCTGGCGCCCAAGCCGGGATTGCGTCTTCTGGACGTCGCCGGCGGCACTGGCGATATCGCCTTTCGGGTAAGCGCGCGCCTCGCCGGCGATGCCGAGATCACGGTCTGCGATTTGAGTGAAAACATGGTTTCGGAAGGGCGCATGCGCGGCTGGGACCGCGGCATTGTCGCCGGTATCGACTGGCTGGTCGGCGATGCCGAGGCCCTGCCCCTGGCCGCCAGCAGTGCCGATGCCTACACCATCGCCTTCGGCATTCGCAACATGACCCATATTGATAAGGCCCTGGCGGAAGCGGCGCGGGTGCTAAAGCCAGGCGGGCGCTTTCTCTGTCTGGAATTCAGCCCCGAACAGGCGCCGGGCTTGGATCGCCTCTATGAGATTTATTCCTTTTCCGTCATTCCGGCACTCGGCAGGATCGTTGCCGGGGACCGCGACTCATACCGCTATTTGGTGGAAAGCATCCGGCGCTTTCCGGCGCCTGGGCATTTTGCCGAGATGATCCGCGAAGCCGGCTTCGGCGGCGTTAACTGGCGCCCGTTAAGCGGTGGCATCGCGGCGCTGCATTCCGCCTGGCGGGTCTAA
- the ubiB gene encoding 2-polyprenylphenol 6-hydroxylase has translation MRRTAKNIWRLVRVTWILGRYDALFLLKDAKIAPSVTWIAGLAPRRRGLGGKGERLADALQVLGPSFIKFGQALSTRPDLIGEEVASELSELQDRLPPFSGKAAQEIVERELNQPLDALFSEFDIEPVAAASIAQVHLARTTEGDAVAVKILRPDIEDAFARDLELFYWLAALSERALPAWRRLKPVEVIRTFADSVAMEMDLRIEAAAASEIRENFSDDPMYCVPKVDWQRTSQRVLTLERVEGVSIDEREKLEESGFEPREILKVTAGAFFRQVFRDGFFHADLHAGNLLIDVQGRVNAVDFGIMGRLDRDTRRYLAEMLLGFLLRNYERVAEVHFEAGYVPRHKSKAAFTQAIRSIGEPILGKPLHEISLGQLLGHLFKVTKTFEMETQPQLLLLQKTLLMAEGLCRRLSPEENMWALAQPQIERWARENLGPEARLRDAAVESVAALRRVPRMLERAESALEKFENGNAQENGAHRGAWRRGRFDGVHVTLGLIAALLAALLILQLT, from the coding sequence ATGCGGCGGACGGCAAAAAATATTTGGCGCCTGGTGCGAGTCACCTGGATTCTCGGGCGCTATGACGCGCTCTTTCTGTTGAAAGATGCCAAGATCGCCCCTTCCGTCACCTGGATCGCCGGTCTCGCCCCACGGCGCCGGGGATTGGGCGGCAAAGGCGAGCGCCTGGCCGACGCACTCCAGGTTCTGGGTCCGAGTTTTATCAAGTTTGGCCAGGCACTTTCCACTCGCCCCGATTTGATCGGCGAGGAAGTGGCGAGCGAATTGTCCGAATTGCAGGATCGTTTGCCGCCGTTCAGTGGCAAGGCGGCGCAGGAGATCGTCGAGCGCGAGCTCAACCAGCCGCTCGACGCGTTATTCTCGGAATTCGATATCGAGCCGGTCGCCGCCGCCTCCATCGCTCAGGTGCATCTCGCGCGCACGACCGAGGGTGACGCTGTCGCGGTGAAAATCTTGCGCCCCGACATCGAAGACGCGTTCGCTCGTGATCTCGAGCTGTTTTACTGGCTGGCGGCGCTCTCCGAACGCGCGCTACCGGCATGGCGGCGTCTCAAGCCGGTCGAAGTGATCCGCACGTTCGCCGACAGCGTGGCGATGGAAATGGATTTGCGCATCGAGGCCGCGGCAGCATCGGAAATCCGCGAGAATTTTTCCGACGATCCTATGTATTGCGTGCCGAAAGTGGATTGGCAGCGCACCAGCCAGCGCGTCCTGACGCTGGAGCGGGTCGAAGGCGTGTCGATCGACGAACGCGAAAAGCTCGAAGAGTCGGGGTTTGAACCGCGTGAAATTCTGAAAGTCACCGCCGGCGCCTTCTTCCGACAGGTCTTCCGCGATGGATTTTTCCATGCCGATCTTCATGCCGGCAATCTTCTGATCGACGTTCAGGGTCGAGTGAATGCGGTTGATTTCGGCATCATGGGCCGGCTTGACCGCGATACACGGCGGTATTTGGCGGAAATGTTGCTGGGTTTTCTGCTTCGCAATTACGAACGCGTTGCCGAGGTGCATTTTGAGGCAGGCTATGTGCCTAGGCATAAGTCGAAAGCCGCTTTCACCCAAGCGATACGCTCGATCGGCGAGCCGATCCTCGGCAAACCGCTGCATGAAATCTCCCTCGGGCAATTACTCGGGCATCTTTTTAAAGTCACCAAAACTTTTGAAATGGAAACTCAGCCACAGCTTCTGTTGCTGCAGAAAACACTGCTGATGGCCGAGGGCCTGTGCCGCCGCCTCAGCCCGGAAGAAAATATGTGGGCTCTAGCGCAGCCGCAGATTGAGCGCTGGGCGCGCGAAAATCTTGGTCCCGAGGCGCGCCTGCGCGATGCCGCAGTGGAATCCGTGGCGGCGCTCCGGCGCGTGCCGCGGATGCTGGAGCGGGCCGAAAGCGCGCTCGAAAAATTTGAAAACGGAAACGCTCAGGAGAACGGCGCGCACCGCGGCGCCTGGCGCAGGGGCCGCTTCGACGGCGTGCATGTGACGCTTGGCCTAATCGCCGCCCTCTTGGCGGCGCTGTTGATCCTGCAACTGACTTAA
- a CDS encoding biotin-dependent carboxyltransferase family protein: MLEILRGGLHTTVQDMGRRGGQSLGIPPSGAQDGFALRIANLLVGNPPGGPLIIRDDPGAAGLEITMAGLEIRARSDLLVAATGADMGATCDGAPAPLWQAFVLRAGQVLAFGMATSGARAYLAVHGGIDVPLYLGSRATHTRGQFGGFEGRTLKPGDDVPVGPADADLHTLAGRRLRPELVPSYSGRRQVRVVRGPESHHFSAESEAEFYASTWKLNPRSDRTGMRFIGPKLSFRPGRPRYLVEEAGADPSNLVIDPGAPVGTIQVPSGVEPIVLGVDSPSVGGYARIGVVMSGDMSAVGQLQPLQSAVFVRTSLEDAVAALRHQESLISESSIAA; the protein is encoded by the coding sequence ATGCTCGAAATCCTGCGGGGCGGACTTCATACGACGGTGCAGGACATGGGCCGCCGAGGCGGTCAATCGCTCGGCATCCCGCCCTCGGGTGCGCAGGACGGTTTCGCTTTGCGCATCGCCAACCTGCTGGTTGGCAATCCGCCTGGCGGGCCGCTCATCATCCGCGACGATCCCGGCGCCGCCGGGCTTGAAATCACCATGGCCGGGCTCGAAATCCGCGCCCGATCGGACCTGTTGGTCGCAGCTACCGGCGCCGATATGGGCGCGACCTGCGATGGCGCGCCGGCGCCGCTATGGCAAGCGTTCGTCCTCCGCGCCGGCCAGGTGTTGGCCTTCGGCATGGCAACATCCGGAGCACGCGCTTATTTGGCCGTGCATGGCGGCATTGACGTGCCGCTCTATCTCGGCAGCCGCGCCACCCATACGCGCGGGCAATTCGGCGGCTTCGAGGGACGTACGCTCAAGCCCGGCGACGATGTACCCGTGGGTCCGGCCGACGCCGATTTGCACACCCTTGCTGGGCGCCGACTGCGGCCGGAGCTTGTGCCGTCCTATAGCGGCCGGCGCCAGGTGCGGGTGGTGCGTGGCCCCGAGTCGCATCACTTCAGCGCCGAAAGCGAGGCGGAATTCTATGCCAGCACGTGGAAGCTCAACCCGAGATCGGACCGCACCGGAATGCGGTTTATCGGCCCCAAACTGAGCTTTCGCCCGGGCCGGCCGCGCTATCTGGTGGAAGAAGCCGGTGCGGACCCGTCAAACCTGGTGATCGATCCGGGTGCGCCGGTCGGCACGATTCAGGTGCCGTCTGGGGTCGAGCCCATCGTCCTGGGCGTGGATTCGCCGAGTGTCGGCGGCTACGCCAGAATTGGCGTGGTGATGTCGGGTGACATGTCGGCGGTCGGTCAATTGCAGCCGCTGCAATCGGCAGTCTTTGTGCGAACGTCACTTGAAGATGCAGTGGCGGCATTGCGGCACCAGGAAAGTCTGATTTCCGAATCCAGCATCGCAGCATGA
- a CDS encoding carboxyltransferase domain-containing protein — MIYHQPIFRTLGDTALNIEFGDETSIALNFRILALDISLRAHPPNGLVETNPQVRTLGIVYNPLVTTRDKMIAALQELIKSASEVAKLPSRKMTIPALYDDPWSRECAEAFGVRNNMEYIAEFNNMTPEHVIEAHTASDYWVTGVGFVPGAFMSYAMDPRQRIGAPLYRTPRSWTPARLLNFGGTTSTIYPIQVPGGGQLFGRTPIDIFEPQQKNAVFADGPVLARAGDRHRYRAIARDEYDHIRELVEAGIYEYQVEEDSFDCAQYITWLESLGEAAEKTDPESSWSLA, encoded by the coding sequence ATGATTTATCACCAGCCCATATTCAGGACTTTGGGCGATACCGCGCTCAATATCGAGTTCGGCGACGAGACCAGCATCGCCTTGAATTTTCGTATCCTGGCCCTCGATATCAGCCTGCGTGCCCATCCGCCGAACGGCCTGGTAGAGACAAATCCGCAAGTCCGCACGCTCGGCATCGTTTACAACCCGTTGGTGACGACGCGCGACAAAATGATCGCCGCGTTGCAGGAGTTAATAAAATCGGCCAGCGAGGTCGCGAAACTTCCGAGCCGTAAGATGACCATTCCGGCCTTGTATGACGATCCGTGGTCGCGCGAATGCGCTGAAGCCTTCGGCGTCCGCAACAACATGGAATATATCGCCGAGTTCAACAACATGACGCCGGAACATGTGATCGAGGCGCACACCGCCAGCGATTATTGGGTCACCGGGGTTGGCTTTGTACCCGGTGCTTTCATGTCCTACGCGATGGATCCGCGCCAGCGCATCGGTGCGCCACTCTACCGCACGCCGCGCAGCTGGACACCAGCGCGGCTGCTGAATTTCGGCGGCACCACGTCGACGATTTATCCGATCCAGGTTCCCGGCGGTGGCCAACTGTTCGGCCGCACGCCGATAGATATCTTCGAACCGCAGCAGAAAAATGCGGTGTTTGCTGACGGCCCGGTCCTCGCCAGAGCCGGCGACCGGCACCGCTACCGCGCCATCGCGCGCGACGAATACGATCATATTCGCGAATTGGTGGAAGCCGGAATCTACGAATATCAAGTCGAGGAAGATAGCTTCGATTGCGCCCAATACATCACTTGGCTCGAAAGCCTGGGCGAGGCGGCGGAGAAAACCGACCCGGAAAGCTCGTGGAGCCTAGCGTGA
- the coaBC gene encoding bifunctional phosphopantothenoylcysteine decarboxylase/phosphopantothenate--cysteine ligase CoaBC codes for MLTNLRVLLIISGGIAAYKSLELIRGLRASGALVRPILTKGGAQFVTPLSVASLAREKVHTDLFSLTDESEIGHIRLARETDIVVVAPATADILAKMANGIADDLATTVLLATDRPILVAPAMNSRMWDNAATQRNLARLQDDGVMTVGPAHGALAEGEIGLGRMAEPAQILAAIENALGGPLRGLRAIVTSGPTHEPIDPVRYIANRSSGKQGHAIAGACARLGASVTLVSGPSAEADPPGVAVVHVETAREMLAACLDALPADVAICAAAVSDWRPAEMRGHKIKKDKTGAAAAPADLKLVENPDILATLAARENDRPRLVIGFAAETDDVVAYAQSKLVSKGCDWILANDVSPETGTFGGDHNKVHLIRAAAGGETGVEEWPYASKLDVAARLAERIAHALGSAT; via the coding sequence GTGCTAACCAATCTGCGTGTCCTGCTGATTATTTCTGGCGGTATAGCGGCCTATAAGAGCCTGGAGCTCATACGCGGCCTGCGTGCCAGCGGCGCGCTGGTGCGCCCGATTCTGACCAAGGGCGGCGCCCAGTTCGTGACGCCGCTCTCCGTCGCTTCGCTGGCGCGTGAAAAGGTCCATACCGATCTATTCTCGCTCACCGATGAAAGCGAAATTGGCCATATCCGCCTGGCGCGCGAGACCGATATCGTCGTCGTCGCGCCGGCGACGGCGGATATTCTCGCCAAAATGGCAAACGGCATCGCTGACGATCTGGCGACCACCGTGCTGCTCGCTACCGACCGGCCGATATTGGTCGCGCCGGCGATGAATAGCCGCATGTGGGACAATGCCGCGACCCAGCGCAATTTGGCGCGCTTGCAGGACGACGGAGTGATGACAGTCGGGCCGGCGCATGGCGCGCTTGCCGAGGGCGAAATTGGACTCGGGCGCATGGCTGAGCCGGCGCAGATTCTCGCCGCCATCGAGAATGCGCTGGGCGGCCCGCTGCGCGGCCTGCGCGCGATTGTGACCAGTGGCCCCACCCATGAGCCGATCGATCCAGTGCGCTATATCGCCAACCGTTCTTCCGGCAAGCAGGGCCACGCCATCGCTGGCGCCTGTGCCCGCCTCGGCGCGTCTGTCACCCTGGTTTCAGGGCCGAGCGCCGAAGCTGACCCGCCGGGCGTGGCGGTTGTGCATGTCGAAACCGCGCGCGAGATGTTGGCGGCGTGCCTTGACGCGTTGCCGGCCGATGTTGCCATCTGCGCCGCAGCGGTATCGGATTGGCGCCCAGCTGAGATGCGCGGGCACAAAATAAAGAAGGACAAAACTGGCGCGGCTGCGGCACCCGCCGATCTGAAATTGGTGGAAAACCCCGATATCCTGGCCACCCTGGCGGCGCGCGAGAATGACCGGCCACGGCTGGTCATCGGATTTGCCGCCGAGACCGACGATGTCGTCGCCTACGCGCAGTCGAAGCTTGTGTCCAAAGGCTGTGATTGGATATTGGCCAACGACGTTTCGCCGGAGACCGGTACCTTCGGCGGCGATCATAACAAAGTGCATCTCATCCGCGCCGCTGCGGGCGGCGAAACCGGCGTTGAAGAATGGCCCTACGCCAGCAAGTTGGACGTGGCCGCCCGCCTGGCGGAGCGCATCGCCCATGCCTTGGGCAGCGCGACATGA
- the dut gene encoding dUTP diphosphatase, whose protein sequence is MSEQIEVAVRRLPHGSDLALPAYASAGSAGLDLMAAIEGEIALAPGERCLVPCGISLALPGGYEAQVRPRSGLALKHGLTLLNSPGTIDSDYRGEIGVLLVNHGDAPFTVARGMRIAQLVVAPVVRAVLTEVQALPVTVRGANGFGSTGLGAEDN, encoded by the coding sequence ATGAGCGAACAGATCGAAGTGGCGGTGCGGCGATTGCCGCATGGCAGTGATTTGGCGCTGCCTGCCTACGCCAGTGCTGGCAGCGCCGGGCTCGATCTTATGGCGGCAATAGAGGGCGAGATTGCTTTGGCTCCCGGCGAGCGCTGCCTTGTGCCGTGCGGGATTTCTCTGGCGCTACCTGGCGGCTATGAGGCGCAGGTGCGGCCGCGGTCCGGATTGGCGTTAAAACATGGCCTCACGCTTCTCAACAGCCCGGGCACCATCGATTCAGACTATCGCGGCGAAATCGGCGTGCTGTTGGTAAATCACGGCGACGCGCCGTTTACCGTTGCGCGCGGCATGCGCATTGCACAACTGGTTGTCGCGCCTGTGGTGCGCGCGGTGCTGACGGAGGTGCAGGCCTTGCCGGTCACTGTGCGCGGCGCCAATGGTTTCGGCTCTACCGGCCTCGGCGCCGAGGATAATTAA
- a CDS encoding Rrf2 family transcriptional regulator, which yields MLEPSKKLVYAVESVVDIAYNGGTQPVRSREIAKRQGVPHRYLEQVMQSLVHAGVLRGVRGPRGGYLLARERRRITLGHIARVVRELENMDQKEAKEAASDLADHVLQPIWNEMQEDMMTRLDKITIEDLCRRATDFGITRVPDTKLDYTI from the coding sequence ATGCTTGAACCTTCCAAAAAGCTCGTCTATGCGGTCGAATCGGTGGTCGATATCGCCTATAACGGTGGCACCCAACCGGTGCGAAGCCGTGAAATTGCCAAGCGCCAGGGCGTGCCGCACCGCTATCTTGAGCAGGTAATGCAAAGCCTCGTCCATGCCGGTGTGTTGCGTGGCGTGCGCGGGCCACGCGGCGGATATCTCTTGGCGCGTGAGCGCCGGCGCATCACACTTGGCCATATCGCGCGGGTCGTGCGCGAGCTAGAAAACATGGACCAAAAAGAAGCCAAAGAAGCCGCTTCCGATTTGGCGGATCACGTGCTTCAACCCATATGGAATGAGATGCAGGAAGACATGATGACCCGTCTCGACAAGATTACGATCGAAGATCTTTGCCGGCGTGCGACGGACTTCGGCATCACCCGTGTCCCTGACACGAAACTCGATTACACTATTTAA
- the cysK gene encoding cysteine synthase A codes for MTDQDQKTFSRGRIYENVIETVGGTPLVRFNRLPQHVGCKAEIVAKLEFFNPLASVKDRIGFAMIDAAEEVGQAVPGKTILVEPTSGNTGIALAFVAAAKGYRLILTMPESMSQERRKILKLLGAELELTPPELGMKGAMARAEEIVAENDGALMLQQFANLANPAIHRRTTAEEIWNDCDGKLDVFVAGVGTGGTITGCAQVLKPRLPNLRVVGVEPEDSSVLSGGAPGPHKIQGIGAGFVPDILDRSLIDEYLSIGNETAFETARQVARMEGIPVGISSGAAVAAALEVGTRADMAGKRIVVIIPSFAERYLSTDLFSGV; via the coding sequence GTGACTGACCAAGACCAGAAAACATTCTCGCGCGGCCGCATTTACGAAAATGTCATCGAAACGGTCGGCGGCACGCCACTGGTACGGTTCAACCGGCTGCCGCAGCATGTCGGCTGTAAGGCCGAAATCGTCGCCAAGCTCGAATTCTTCAATCCCTTGGCTTCGGTCAAAGATCGTATCGGCTTCGCCATGATCGACGCCGCCGAAGAGGTGGGACAGGCGGTGCCGGGAAAGACCATATTGGTCGAGCCGACCTCGGGAAATACCGGGATCGCTCTGGCCTTCGTCGCCGCCGCGAAAGGCTACCGCCTGATTCTGACTATGCCGGAGAGCATGTCTCAGGAACGGCGTAAAATTCTCAAGCTGCTCGGCGCCGAACTCGAGCTGACGCCGCCCGAATTGGGCATGAAAGGCGCCATGGCGCGGGCTGAGGAAATCGTCGCGGAGAATGACGGCGCGCTGATGCTTCAACAGTTTGCCAATCTCGCCAATCCAGCAATTCACCGCCGCACGACCGCTGAGGAAATCTGGAACGACTGCGACGGCAAGTTGGATGTATTTGTGGCCGGCGTCGGCACCGGCGGCACCATTACCGGCTGCGCCCAAGTACTGAAGCCCCGCCTGCCTAATTTGCGTGTGGTCGGGGTTGAGCCCGAGGACAGTTCCGTGCTGTCCGGCGGCGCGCCGGGTCCGCATAAGATTCAAGGAATTGGGGCAGGTTTCGTGCCGGACATTCTGGACAGGTCGTTGATCGATGAATATCTCTCCATCGGCAACGAGACCGCCTTCGAAACGGCGCGCCAGGTCGCCCGGATGGAGGGCATCCCGGTTGGGATTTCCTCGGGCGCGGCAGTGGCGGCGGCGCTCGAGGTCGGCACCCGCGCGGACATGGCGGGTAAGCGCATCGTCGTCATCATCCCATCCTTCGCCGAGCGCTATCTTTCGACCGATCTCTTCAGTGGCGTGTAA
- the moeB gene encoding molybdopterin-synthase adenylyltransferase MoeB: MSFDESQIERYARHIILQEVGGRGQAKLLDSNVLVVGAGGLGSPLLLYLAAAGVGTLGIVDDDRVSLSNLQRQVIHTSDGLGDLKVESAERAIHAINPGVTVVTHNERLTAANAMELISAYDLVADGSDNFETRFLINDASYLAKRTLVSAAILRFDGQLSTFKAHLGEGHPCYRCIFREPPPPGLIPSCAEGGILGAVAGTMGSLQSTEVLKELLGIGESLSGTLVIYDALSATFRNVRVKPDPTCPLCGETPTITDLTSHQASAGEISASS, from the coding sequence ATGAGCTTCGATGAATCCCAAATCGAGCGCTATGCGCGCCACATCATTCTTCAGGAAGTCGGCGGGCGCGGGCAGGCCAAGCTGCTCGATTCGAACGTACTCGTAGTCGGTGCCGGCGGCTTGGGCTCGCCGCTGCTGCTTTATCTCGCGGCAGCTGGGGTCGGCACGCTGGGAATTGTCGATGATGACCGGGTAAGCCTGTCCAATTTGCAACGCCAGGTTATTCACACCAGCGATGGGTTAGGTGACCTCAAGGTCGAAAGTGCCGAGCGCGCTATTCATGCGATTAATCCCGGCGTCACCGTCGTCACGCATAACGAGCGGCTGACCGCGGCAAACGCCATGGAGTTAATTTCCGCCTATGACTTGGTGGCCGATGGCAGTGATAATTTCGAAACCCGGTTTCTAATCAACGATGCCAGTTACTTGGCTAAAAGGACTCTTGTGTCGGCTGCGATTCTGCGGTTTGACGGCCAGCTCTCCACTTTCAAGGCGCATTTAGGTGAGGGCCATCCTTGTTACCGCTGCATTTTTCGCGAACCGCCGCCGCCTGGCCTCATTCCCTCCTGCGCCGAAGGCGGCATCCTCGGCGCCGTGGCTGGCACGATGGGTTCGCTGCAATCGACTGAGGTGCTGAAGGAATTGCTCGGCATCGGGGAAAGCCTCTCGGGCACGCTTGTGATCTATGATGCGTTGAGCGCCACCTTCCGCAATGTGCGCGTCAAACCCGACCCAACCTGTCCGCTATGCGGCGAGACTCCGACGATTACCGATCTCACATCGCACCAGGCGAGCGCCGGCGAAATCAGCGCGTCATCCTGA
- a CDS encoding ParB N-terminal domain-containing protein, which translates to MLKDVFVDIPNIYVPLKRRDTLNQETVDALAENILEEGMKVPIQLREDGGRFVLVAGLHRLEACRALGDEKITCIIVDARKS; encoded by the coding sequence GTGCTCAAAGACGTATTCGTGGATATCCCAAATATCTATGTTCCCTTGAAACGGCGAGATACGCTGAATCAGGAGACTGTGGACGCGCTCGCCGAAAACATATTGGAAGAAGGCATGAAAGTGCCGATACAGCTGCGCGAGGACGGTGGTCGCTTTGTCCTGGTTGCGGGCTTGCACCGGTTGGAGGCGTGCCGCGCGCTCGGCGACGAGAAAATCACCTGCATCATCGTCGACGCGCGCAAATCATGA